From the genome of Streptomyces sp. NBC_01260, one region includes:
- a CDS encoding AIPR family protein: protein MPELDLEGFSRSLVADVQATADAEGTTTPEAFTRQVFEDLEQAGVVSNTFTAYHKAHGHEVHGYGTGESGASLDLFVTDFHLAPLESKLTKAQTEAFFRRLLTFAVRCGDGLQQHIDESFDVYDMCVAVEKSLTEVQRIRLFLLSNRVGTFTEVPASELDGLPVTHEVWDLARLHRHATSGSLGEPIVVPFLPPLPCVSAPSSEEDHSVALAVVPGQMLAELYAEHGTRLLELNVRSFLQTRGSVNRGIRETLLHAPGRFLAYNNGITATASQVDFVTGPNGVPTHISGIHGLQIVNGGQTTASLHYALTRDKVDLSDVRVQMKLTEVAPDRLAEIVPKISEYSNTQNRVTQVDFSSNHDYHVEVQRITRSLWAPVAGGSGQETHWFYERARGQYTDELAKARTPARQRQFKKLNPTRQKFTKADLAKFVHSWHRLPYLVSRGAQKNFVEFMLRIEEAPPRVDLQYCQRVIAMAILFKAIDRIAAIQGAGSHKSMITTYTAARLSLATDRRIDLDRIWRDQAITPVLEAAIHDLCPRVIRAVTTPREGNHVGEWAKKAVCWDAVSTVRWTVPRALSAELLDSPLDEAALSGGTGTETGAAEEAALVPADEWYAIERWAKETRALEPWQRQLAQFVGRRLELEQEIPEAHAAQAMHTRTEALRLGFNPVP, encoded by the coding sequence GTTCACTCGGCAGGTCTTCGAAGACCTCGAGCAAGCCGGTGTCGTGTCCAACACCTTCACCGCCTATCACAAGGCGCACGGACATGAGGTCCACGGCTACGGAACCGGGGAGTCGGGCGCGTCCCTGGACCTGTTCGTCACGGACTTCCATCTGGCACCGCTGGAGAGCAAGCTCACCAAAGCGCAGACCGAGGCGTTCTTCAGACGACTGCTGACCTTCGCGGTCCGGTGCGGTGACGGGCTGCAGCAGCACATCGACGAGTCGTTCGACGTGTACGACATGTGCGTGGCGGTGGAGAAGTCGCTCACCGAGGTACAGCGGATCAGGCTCTTCCTGCTCAGCAACCGTGTCGGCACCTTCACCGAGGTACCGGCGTCGGAGCTTGACGGCCTTCCGGTGACCCACGAGGTGTGGGATCTGGCCCGCCTGCACCGCCACGCGACGTCGGGCTCGCTCGGTGAGCCCATCGTGGTTCCCTTCCTCCCGCCTCTTCCCTGCGTCTCCGCGCCCTCCTCGGAGGAGGACCACTCCGTTGCTCTGGCCGTGGTACCCGGGCAGATGCTCGCGGAGCTGTACGCAGAGCACGGCACACGGCTCCTGGAGCTGAACGTCCGTTCCTTCCTCCAGACCCGCGGCTCGGTCAACAGAGGAATCCGGGAGACCCTCCTGCACGCCCCTGGCCGGTTCCTGGCTTACAACAACGGGATAACCGCGACGGCGTCACAGGTCGACTTCGTGACCGGCCCGAACGGTGTGCCCACCCACATCTCAGGGATCCACGGTCTGCAGATCGTCAACGGGGGCCAGACGACCGCTTCGCTCCACTACGCGCTCACCCGCGACAAGGTCGATCTGTCCGACGTGCGGGTGCAGATGAAGCTGACGGAGGTGGCCCCTGACCGCCTCGCCGAGATCGTTCCGAAGATCTCGGAGTACTCCAACACACAGAACCGGGTGACCCAGGTCGACTTCAGCTCCAATCACGACTACCACGTGGAGGTTCAGCGGATCACCCGATCGCTGTGGGCCCCGGTGGCGGGCGGCAGTGGTCAGGAGACCCACTGGTTCTACGAACGCGCACGTGGCCAGTACACGGACGAGCTGGCCAAGGCCCGGACTCCCGCGCGCCAGCGCCAGTTCAAGAAGCTCAACCCGACGAGACAGAAGTTCACCAAGGCAGACCTCGCCAAGTTCGTCCACTCCTGGCACCGGCTCCCGTACCTGGTCAGCCGTGGCGCCCAGAAGAACTTCGTGGAGTTCATGCTGCGCATCGAGGAGGCTCCACCCCGCGTGGACCTCCAGTACTGCCAGAGGGTGATCGCCATGGCGATCCTGTTCAAGGCAATTGACCGCATCGCCGCGATCCAGGGGGCCGGCAGCCACAAGAGCATGATCACCACTTACACAGCGGCGCGCCTCTCCCTGGCTACGGACCGCCGGATCGATCTGGACCGGATCTGGCGCGACCAAGCGATCACTCCCGTCCTGGAGGCCGCCATCCACGACCTGTGCCCTCGGGTCATACGGGCGGTCACGACCCCCCGGGAGGGGAACCACGTCGGGGAATGGGCCAAGAAAGCGGTCTGCTGGGACGCGGTCTCCACAGTCCGCTGGACGGTGCCACGTGCTCTGTCGGCGGAGCTGCTCGACAGCCCTCTGGACGAAGCCGCACTCTCCGGGGGTACCGGAACCGAAACGGGAGCAGCCGAGGAGGCGGCGCTGGTTCCGGCCGACGAGTGGTACGCGATCGAACGCTGGGCCAAGGAGACACGCGCACTCGAACCGTGGCAGCGTCAGCTGGCACAGTTCGTAGGCAGGCGACTCGAACTGGAACAGGAGATCCCCGAGGCTCATGCGGCCCAAGCGATGCACACCCGTACCGAGGCGCTGCGCCTGGGCTTCAATCCCGTCCCGTAG
- a CDS encoding AbrB/MazE/SpoVT family DNA-binding domain-containing protein, giving the protein MLREPVEVSVDDQGRVELPLGLLAEAGLSPGTGLVAFSDGDGRIVLRRAEDAIRDLVEKGTL; this is encoded by the coding sequence ATGCTCCGTGAACCAGTCGAAGTCAGTGTTGATGACCAGGGACGTGTCGAGCTGCCGCTGGGGCTGCTGGCAGAGGCCGGCCTCTCGCCGGGGACCGGGCTGGTCGCCTTCAGCGACGGTGACGGGCGCATCGTGCTGAGGCGGGCCGAGGACGCGATCCGGGACCTGGTCGAGAAGGGGACGCTCTGA
- a CDS encoding very short patch repair endonuclease, giving the protein MAREAGGRSTGHWVSTTKSEHLRGRRTRDTGPEVTLRKAVHRLGLRFRLQRRVAPRCTADFVLPRYRVAVFVDGCYWHGCPEHCPDEFRGPNAALWQQKIAANRERDRRNTAEAAAAGWTVVRVWECEIRRDPAAAARRVMAAAHEHHGSLKLLP; this is encoded by the coding sequence ATGGCCAGAGAGGCTGGAGGACGGTCGACGGGCCATTGGGTCTCGACCACGAAGAGCGAACACCTTCGCGGTCGACGGACAAGGGACACCGGGCCCGAAGTAACTCTCAGGAAGGCCGTGCACCGGCTGGGCCTGCGATTCCGTCTTCAGCGCCGGGTCGCGCCACGTTGCACCGCCGACTTCGTGCTCCCTCGGTACCGAGTCGCCGTCTTCGTCGACGGCTGCTACTGGCACGGCTGTCCGGAGCACTGTCCCGACGAGTTCCGGGGTCCCAACGCCGCGCTGTGGCAGCAGAAGATCGCGGCGAACAGAGAGCGGGACAGGCGTAACACTGCAGAAGCCGCCGCAGCCGGTTGGACCGTGGTGCGTGTCTGGGAGTGCGAGATCCGTCGTGACCCCGCCGCCGCCGCTCGACGAGTGATGGCCGCGGCTCACGAACACCACGGCTCCCTCAAGTTACTCCCTTGA
- a CDS encoding DNA cytosine methyltransferase has translation MGFGKGKRLAVDLFSGAGGLSAGVERAGWTTAAAVDADERALETHRANFPGLSLRIDLGDPEERDRLEAILAPADIDLVAGGPPCQPFSRAGRNKIRDLVKNHGRDPEDRRKELWSAYLDMVKRIRPRVVLMENVPDMGLHDDFFVIRTIEEELEELGYATQVRLVDAWNYGVPQHRKRLILLARRDVDDFTWREPDPQRTTLRDAIGDLPELEVVATERVGQRKLTYRKPRGISEFAEEMRKGATRGVIWDHMTRRVRSDDHRIFQVMDSSTKYSELQEKLGDDEKQYQRYSPDKYTDKYKKLAWNELSRTITAHIAKDGYWYIHPEQLRTLTVREAARVQTFPDRFRFAGTRSDAFRQIGNAVPPLLGEAAAEVLKPVEGSDDTPGLQPRWREVRQELTDWAERRRAGGNWFQLPSEEPVPLHAAVVAVLSGTKVRPEAMAEIMETVRKSRTLSSTLFEKLIDAAPTKPARARVDRLLPLVDKPNAWRADQKLKVPAKLSMKPSEEALYLLLIGEDLMLVGTGNLRVAARVNGADDSHVNRLSEGRVNLVKLVGAGKDAPLRMAAIRLIGSDLCRDTQPVCSDCPLVAHCARRGELSDDLLTLAVAGE, from the coding sequence GTGGGCTTTGGTAAGGGGAAACGCCTTGCGGTCGACCTCTTCTCCGGTGCCGGCGGGCTGAGCGCCGGAGTCGAGCGGGCCGGGTGGACTACGGCTGCCGCCGTGGACGCCGACGAGCGTGCACTCGAGACCCACAGAGCGAACTTCCCGGGCCTGAGCCTGCGCATAGATCTTGGTGACCCCGAGGAGCGGGACAGGCTGGAGGCGATCCTGGCGCCTGCAGACATCGACCTCGTAGCGGGAGGCCCCCCGTGTCAGCCCTTCAGCAGAGCTGGGCGCAACAAGATCCGTGACCTCGTGAAGAACCACGGCCGGGACCCGGAGGACCGCCGGAAGGAGCTGTGGAGCGCCTATCTGGACATGGTCAAGCGGATCAGGCCGCGGGTGGTTCTCATGGAGAACGTTCCCGACATGGGGCTTCACGACGACTTCTTCGTGATCCGCACGATCGAGGAGGAGCTCGAGGAGCTCGGTTACGCGACCCAGGTGCGGCTCGTCGACGCGTGGAACTACGGAGTCCCGCAGCACCGGAAGCGCCTCATTCTCCTGGCCAGACGGGATGTCGACGACTTCACCTGGCGCGAGCCAGACCCGCAGCGCACCACGCTGCGTGACGCGATCGGGGACCTCCCGGAGCTGGAGGTCGTCGCCACCGAGCGAGTCGGGCAGCGCAAGCTCACGTACCGCAAGCCCCGCGGGATCTCGGAGTTCGCGGAGGAGATGCGGAAGGGAGCGACACGCGGTGTCATCTGGGACCACATGACCCGACGGGTCCGTTCGGACGACCACCGGATCTTCCAGGTAATGGACTCCTCCACAAAGTACTCCGAACTGCAGGAAAAGCTGGGCGACGACGAGAAGCAGTACCAGCGGTACAGCCCGGACAAGTACACCGACAAGTACAAGAAGCTGGCCTGGAACGAACTCAGCCGAACCATCACGGCGCACATCGCCAAGGACGGCTACTGGTACATCCATCCGGAGCAGTTGCGGACCCTGACCGTGCGCGAGGCCGCGCGCGTACAGACCTTCCCGGACCGTTTCCGGTTCGCAGGTACACGGAGTGACGCGTTTCGGCAGATCGGTAACGCCGTACCGCCGCTGCTGGGCGAGGCTGCCGCAGAGGTACTGAAGCCCGTGGAGGGTTCTGACGACACCCCCGGCCTCCAGCCCAGATGGCGAGAGGTCCGGCAGGAGCTCACCGACTGGGCGGAGCGACGACGCGCCGGCGGGAACTGGTTCCAGCTCCCGAGCGAGGAGCCCGTGCCACTCCACGCCGCAGTCGTGGCCGTACTGTCCGGCACCAAGGTGAGGCCGGAGGCCATGGCGGAGATCATGGAGACGGTCAGGAAGTCCAGAACGCTGTCTTCGACACTGTTCGAGAAGCTGATCGACGCGGCACCCACAAAGCCCGCCCGCGCGCGAGTGGACCGTCTGCTGCCACTGGTCGACAAGCCGAACGCCTGGCGGGCGGACCAGAAGCTCAAGGTACCCGCCAAGCTGTCCATGAAGCCGTCCGAAGAGGCCCTGTACCTGCTGCTGATCGGGGAGGACCTCATGCTCGTCGGCACGGGAAACCTGCGGGTCGCGGCAAGGGTGAACGGAGCCGACGACAGTCACGTGAACCGTCTCAGTGAGGGGCGTGTCAACCTGGTGAAACTGGTGGGTGCCGGAAAGGACGCACCGCTGCGTATGGCAGCGATCCGTCTCATCGGTAGCGACCTGTGCCGGGACACTCAACCCGTCTGCTCGGACTGCCCGCTCGTCGCCCACTGTGCCCGTCGCGGAGAGCTGTCCGACGATCTGCTGACGCTGGCCGTCGCAGGGGAGTGA
- a CDS encoding ATP-binding protein, which translates to MPRTRASASLLFVPSKTSRAEQRAARAGFTEARHKARLAGTPPKHRAEQTLDPELRPTYPPAGRPGPASARGSKLRLPAHRMTTATASGAYPFVAEGGLGAEGVFIGRDVHAEAAFCFDPFSLYNSGRIEGFTNPNAVLAGIIGMGKSALAKSIATRSIAHGYRIYIPCDPKGEWTGVAQALGGYSIALGPGLPGRLNPLDAPARPASVSKDDWSTEIRKRRLLLLAGLARTVLKRDLLPMEHTALDLALDLIVADAADRGTVPLLGEIAHALGSPEHLNRALGPQTGRLGSAAQDLAHALRRLVHGDLSGMFDAPSTVAFDPSTPMLSIDLSRLGGSGDDTALVLAMTCASAWMESALADPDGGRRWVIYDEAWRLMRHVGLLERMQSQWKLSRGLGIANLMVIHRLSDLLSAGDAGSRGRVLAEGLLADCSTRIIYRQEPDQLAAAASLLGLTGVETQAVSALTKGRGLWKVAGRSFITQHILHPAERELFDTDARMSAKVREFTNTDAPIPVNPRVVGPCRPAPAGHLSVPAGIEPAGVEA; encoded by the coding sequence ATGCCCCGCACCCGCGCCAGCGCCTCCCTCCTGTTCGTGCCCAGCAAGACCTCGCGCGCCGAGCAGCGGGCCGCCCGAGCCGGCTTCACCGAGGCCCGCCACAAGGCCCGCCTCGCCGGCACACCGCCCAAGCACCGCGCCGAGCAGACCCTCGACCCGGAACTGCGGCCCACCTACCCGCCGGCCGGTCGCCCCGGCCCGGCCTCGGCCCGGGGCAGCAAGCTCCGCCTGCCTGCCCACCGGATGACCACCGCCACAGCCAGCGGCGCCTACCCCTTCGTGGCCGAGGGCGGCTTGGGCGCGGAGGGAGTGTTCATCGGCCGCGATGTCCACGCCGAGGCCGCCTTCTGCTTCGACCCCTTCTCGCTGTACAACAGCGGACGGATCGAGGGCTTCACGAACCCGAACGCCGTCCTGGCCGGAATCATCGGCATGGGCAAGTCAGCATTGGCAAAGTCCATCGCCACCCGGTCGATCGCCCACGGCTACCGCATCTACATCCCGTGCGACCCCAAAGGAGAGTGGACCGGCGTCGCGCAAGCCCTCGGCGGCTACAGCATCGCCCTGGGCCCGGGACTCCCCGGCCGGTTGAACCCGCTGGACGCCCCGGCCCGGCCCGCCTCCGTCAGCAAGGACGACTGGTCGACCGAAATCCGAAAGCGCCGCCTGCTCCTCCTGGCCGGCCTGGCCCGCACCGTACTGAAGCGCGACCTGCTGCCGATGGAGCACACCGCCCTGGATCTCGCCCTCGACCTGATCGTCGCTGACGCTGCCGACCGTGGCACGGTGCCCCTGCTCGGCGAGATCGCCCACGCCCTCGGCTCTCCGGAACACCTCAACCGGGCCCTCGGCCCCCAAACCGGACGCCTCGGCTCTGCCGCTCAGGACCTCGCACACGCCCTGCGCCGCCTGGTGCACGGCGACCTCAGCGGCATGTTCGACGCCCCCTCCACAGTGGCCTTCGACCCCTCCACCCCCATGCTGTCCATCGACCTCTCCCGGCTCGGAGGGAGCGGCGACGACACCGCCCTGGTCCTCGCGATGACCTGCGCTTCAGCGTGGATGGAGTCCGCCCTCGCCGACCCCGACGGCGGCCGGCGCTGGGTGATCTACGACGAAGCCTGGCGGCTGATGCGGCACGTCGGCCTGCTGGAACGCATGCAAAGCCAGTGGAAGCTCTCCCGAGGACTCGGCATCGCGAACCTCATGGTCATCCACCGCCTCAGCGACCTGCTCAGCGCGGGTGATGCCGGCTCGCGCGGCCGGGTGCTGGCCGAGGGACTCCTGGCCGACTGCTCCACCCGCATCATCTACCGCCAGGAGCCCGATCAGCTCGCCGCCGCCGCTTCCCTGCTCGGCCTGACCGGCGTGGAGACCCAGGCGGTGTCCGCCCTGACCAAGGGCCGTGGCCTGTGGAAGGTCGCCGGCCGCTCCTTCATCACCCAGCACATCCTGCACCCGGCCGAACGCGAACTGTTCGACACCGACGCCCGCATGTCGGCCAAGGTCCGTGAGTTCACGAATACCGACGCCCCGATCCCCGTGAACCCAAGGGTGGTGGGCCCCTGCCGACCTGCACCTGCAGGTCACCTCAGCGTGCCCGCGGGGATCGAACCCGCGGGAGTAGAGGCCTAG
- a CDS encoding DUF6238 family protein, with product MSRTASPTAQDFVPFATAALDFHRALNIPGGPLVTSRAELDALHAHLVSLYGLLDAHAARTCQLVAAEGDQLRTARIRIWQAADHLHAAYHAAPRPDSGEVPEPEACQAGLPEGVPELTICQRHQRTAHLVRRRTTRADLHAPFTGLVRR from the coding sequence ATGTCCCGCACCGCCAGCCCGACCGCGCAGGACTTCGTGCCCTTCGCCACCGCGGCGCTCGATTTCCACCGCGCACTCAACATCCCCGGCGGCCCGCTCGTCACCAGCCGCGCCGAGTTGGACGCCCTGCACGCGCACCTCGTCTCGCTGTACGGGCTGCTCGACGCCCACGCCGCCCGCACCTGTCAGCTCGTTGCGGCCGAGGGTGACCAGCTCCGCACCGCCCGCATCCGCATCTGGCAGGCCGCTGACCACCTCCACGCCGCCTACCACGCGGCACCCAGGCCCGACTCGGGCGAGGTGCCCGAACCCGAGGCATGCCAGGCCGGGCTGCCCGAAGGGGTACCGGAGCTGACCATCTGCCAACGCCACCAGCGCACCGCGCACCTGGTACGGCGCCGCACCACCCGGGCCGACCTGCACGCGCCGTTCACCGGCCTCGTCCGCCGCTGA
- a CDS encoding SCO6880 family protein, with the protein MSGKHQAPTATVKFPHRSRRGVLLGLTVPQLTVVGLTGLLLLGVILTRGVVGALQLIPLWAVVALLIFVRHRGRALADWAPIVGQYALRRMRGQLLWLTRPSRRPTPEGLLHLPGTAASLRVVTAPDGRYGAVHDPHSGTLTAVVKVSSRAYALLDPGTQQANVGGWGRALAALARTGQIARIQVIERTVPDSGDALRRYWEEHGRPGAPMAGAVYNELIQSAGPAAAPHEAYVAVSLDAKAARRLINQAGGGLTGAFSVLAQLTSTFDQAARTAGLSPAGWLTAREIAAVVRTAYDPKALPTLDRWSTTGRPEVEPAAAGPVVVVEKADHIATDSAVHATYWVENWPRTETSAGFLHQLLFTGGVRRTLSLSYEPKGLDAALRDVQRKKSSVIADAAERARRGQVDSEADSIEYQDIKSRERQLIAGHADVALTGLLTVSADSEDELRTACAVVETAAVGAQLDLRPLTWQQAEAFTAAALPLALAA; encoded by the coding sequence ATGTCCGGCAAGCACCAAGCCCCTACAGCCACCGTGAAGTTCCCCCACCGCAGCAGGCGCGGCGTTCTGCTCGGTTTGACCGTCCCGCAGTTGACCGTCGTCGGCCTCACCGGCCTGCTCCTTCTCGGCGTGATTCTGACCCGCGGCGTGGTCGGCGCCCTGCAGCTCATTCCGCTGTGGGCCGTCGTCGCCCTGCTCATCTTCGTCCGCCACCGGGGCCGCGCCCTGGCTGACTGGGCTCCGATCGTCGGCCAGTACGCCCTGCGCCGGATGCGCGGCCAGCTCCTCTGGCTCACCCGGCCTTCCCGCCGGCCTACCCCCGAAGGGCTGCTTCACCTGCCCGGCACCGCTGCCAGTCTGCGCGTGGTCACCGCTCCCGACGGCCGGTACGGTGCCGTCCACGATCCGCACAGCGGCACGCTGACCGCAGTGGTCAAGGTCTCCTCCCGTGCTTACGCGTTGCTCGACCCGGGCACCCAGCAGGCCAACGTGGGCGGGTGGGGCCGCGCGCTGGCCGCGCTCGCCCGCACCGGGCAGATCGCCCGCATCCAGGTGATCGAGCGCACCGTCCCCGACTCCGGCGACGCGTTGCGCCGCTACTGGGAAGAGCACGGCCGGCCGGGCGCCCCCATGGCCGGAGCGGTCTACAACGAGCTGATTCAGAGCGCCGGCCCCGCAGCCGCCCCGCACGAGGCGTACGTCGCGGTGTCCCTGGACGCCAAGGCGGCTCGACGGCTGATCAACCAGGCCGGCGGCGGCCTGACCGGGGCCTTCAGTGTCTTGGCGCAGCTCACCTCTACCTTCGACCAGGCCGCGCGGACCGCCGGACTCTCCCCGGCCGGCTGGCTCACCGCCCGCGAAATCGCCGCCGTCGTGCGCACCGCCTACGACCCCAAGGCCCTTCCGACGCTGGACCGGTGGTCCACCACCGGCCGCCCCGAAGTCGAGCCCGCCGCTGCCGGACCGGTCGTGGTCGTCGAGAAGGCGGACCACATCGCGACCGACTCCGCGGTCCACGCCACGTACTGGGTGGAGAACTGGCCGCGCACCGAGACGTCGGCCGGCTTCCTGCACCAGCTCCTGTTCACCGGCGGGGTGAGGCGCACGCTGTCGCTGTCCTACGAGCCGAAGGGCCTGGACGCCGCCCTGCGCGACGTCCAGCGCAAGAAGTCCAGCGTGATCGCCGATGCCGCCGAGCGTGCCAGGCGCGGCCAGGTCGACTCCGAGGCCGACTCGATCGAGTACCAGGACATCAAGTCCCGCGAGCGCCAGCTCATCGCCGGGCACGCGGACGTCGCCCTGACCGGGTTGCTGACCGTCTCGGCCGACTCCGAGGACGAACTGCGCACCGCCTGCGCAGTGGTGGAGACCGCCGCCGTCGGCGCCCAGCTCGACCTCCGGCCGCTGACCTGGCAGCAGGCCGAGGCGTTCACCGCCGCCGCCCTGCCGCTCGCCCTCGCAGCCTGA